A region from the Salminus brasiliensis chromosome 22, fSalBra1.hap2, whole genome shotgun sequence genome encodes:
- the ptprea gene encoding receptor-type tyrosine-protein phosphatase epsilon isoform X3 — MRKNSLSFRWFKNQRKADITTVDKKIPNGILEEQEQQTVVLLPRSPSTSKTYFPIPVDNLEEENRIRSADDGKLFREEYNSLPGGNPQGTYEEANREENKDKNRYPNILPYDHSRVVLTQIDGVPHSDYINASYIDGYKDKNKFIAAQGPKQETAADFWRMIWEQKSATIVMLTNLKERKEDKCYQYWPDQGCWTYGNVRVAVEDFTVLVDYTIRKFCVQYQASDGSKTPRLVTQLHFTSWPDFGVPFSPIGMLKFLKKVKQVNPSYGGPIVVHCSAGVGRTGTFIVIDAMIDMMYAEQKIDVFGFVSKIRDQRSQLIQTDMQYSFIYQALLEYFLYGDTELDVSSLEGHLHKLHNTCAPQDRLGLEEEFKKLTNMRIMKENMRTGNLPANMKKNRVLQIIPYDFNRVILSMRRGQEFTDYINASFIDGYRQKDYFIATQGPLAHTVEDFWRMVWECKCHSIVMLTELQEREQDKCFQYWPTEDSVKYGDYTVEIKADNQCDDTYSLRDLVLTYDPEKETRLIRHFHFHGWPEIGIPAEGKGMIDIIAAVQKQQQQSGNHPIVVHCSAGAGRTGTFIALSNILERVKAEGLLDVFQTVKSLRMQRPHMVQTVEQYDFCYRVVQDFVDIFSDYANFK, encoded by the exons AACAACAGACGGTGGTCCTGCTGCCCAGATCACCCTCCACATCCAAGACATACTTCCCCATTCCTGTAGACAACCTGGAGGAGGAGAACCGGATTCGTTCGGCTGATGATGGAAAACTCTTCAGAGAAGAGTACAAT TCGTTACCTGGAGGTAACCCCCAAGGAACGTATGAGGAGGCGAACAgagaagaaaacaaagacaagaACAGATATCCCAATATTCTCCCAT ATGACCATTCCAGAGTGGTGCTAACACAGATAGATGGAGTTCCACACTCAGATTACATAAACGCTTCTTACATAGAT GGctacaaagacaaaaacaagttCATCGCAGCACAAG GACCAAAACAAGAGACTGCTGCTGACTTCTGGAGAATGATCTGGGAGCAGAAATCAGCCACTATTGTGATGCTCACCAacctgaaagagagaaaggag GATAAGTGTTATCAGTACTGGCCTGACCAGGGCTGCTGGACGTACGGTAATGTGCGGGTGGCTGTGGAGGACTTCACCGTGCTGGTTGACTACACAATCCGCAAATTCTGTGTGCAGTAT CAGGCCAGTGATGGCTCTAAAACCCCTCGGCTGGTTACACAGCTGCACTTCACCAGCTGGCCCGACTTCGGCGTGCCCTTCTCGCCCATCGGCATGCTCAAGTTCCTCAAGAAGGTCAAACAGGTGAACCCGTCATATGGTGGACCTATCGTGGTGCACTGTAG CGCTGGGGTCGGGAGGACAGGTACCTTTATTGTAATAGATGCAATGATTGACATGATGTACGCGGAGCAGAAGATCGACGTGTTTGGGTTCGTGTCGAAAATCCGAGACCAGCGATCGCAGCTCATACAGACAGAC atGCAGTACTCGTTCATCTACCAGGCCCTGCTGGAGTACTTCCTCTATGGGGACACTGAACTGGACGTGTCCTCTTTGGagggacacctgcacaaacTCCACAACACCTGCGCACCACAGGACCGTCTGGGCCTGGAGGAGGAGTTTAAG AAGCTTACAAACATGCGGATTATGAAGGAAAACATGAGGACAGGCAACCTGCCGGcgaacatgaagaagaaccgaGTGCTCCAGATCATTCCAT ATGACTTCAACAGAGTCATCCTGTCCATGCGGAGGGGTCAGGAATTCACCGACTATATTAATGCATCTTTCATTGAT GGCTACAGGCAGAAGGACTATTTCATAGCCACTCAGGGTCCTCTGGCCCACACTGTGGAGGACTTCTGGAGGATGGTGTGGGAATGCAAGTGCCACTCAATAGTCATGCTGACAGAACTACAGGAGAGGGAACAG GATAAATGCTTTCAGTATTGGCCGACAGAAGATTCAGTGAAATATGGAGACTACACAGTAGAGATCAAAGCAGATAATCAGTGTGACGACACCTATAGCCTCAGAGACCTGGTACTCACATATGACCCA gaaaaGGAAACGCGTTTGATCCGGCACTTTCACTTCCACGGCTGGCCAGAGATTGGCATTCCAGCAGAGGGGAAGGGAATGATCGACATCATCGCTGCTGtgcagaaacagcagcagcaatcAGGCAACCATCCCATCGTTGTGCACTGCAG cgCCGGAGCGGGTCGGACCGGTACGTTTATTGCCCTCAGTAATATTCTGGAGCGGGTGAAAGCCGAGGGCCTGCTGGACGTCTTTCAGACTGTGAAGAGTTTGCGCATGCAGCGGCCACACATGGTGCAGACCGTG gaaCAGTATGACTTCTGCTACAGAGTGGTACAAGACTTTGTCGACATCTTCTCAGACTATGCCAATTTTAAATGA